A stretch of Spirochaeta cellobiosiphila DSM 17781 DNA encodes these proteins:
- a CDS encoding CCA tRNA nucleotidyltransferase, translated as MLVRYTKSETGKLKKQALIYTQKEHKITRDMIDPDALWVTHKLREAGFEAYVVGGAVRDLLVGKTPKDFDICTDANPRRVRRIFRNSRIIGRRFRLVHVYFSHQKYLEVSTFRSAESGDGQNIYGTLDEDPLRRDFTLNTLYYCPRDEYVIDYLGAFKDIKKGKIRPVIPLKTIFVEDPVRILRCLKYKVTINFDLTFRLKRRVKKDASYVANCSVSRLTEELFKVLSCGSAKGIIATYYEYGVLKYFIPEIARFMDQGSRKKTVLNSLEKLDKHVHGEGEDRRSRMIYYLLKPLWDKENFDQVISKERFNHVLKFSKNCLSPLIAANKDIEGAMRYYFRKNKWPTTRPLKRKKPL; from the coding sequence TTGTTAGTACGATACACTAAGTCTGAGACTGGTAAGCTGAAGAAACAAGCTCTGATTTATACCCAAAAGGAACACAAGATAACCCGTGACATGATTGACCCTGATGCTTTATGGGTGACCCATAAGTTAAGGGAAGCTGGATTCGAAGCTTATGTCGTGGGCGGTGCTGTTCGTGACCTCCTTGTTGGTAAAACTCCTAAGGACTTCGATATCTGTACTGATGCTAACCCCAGACGTGTTCGCAGAATCTTCCGTAATTCTAGGATTATTGGTCGACGCTTTCGTTTAGTTCATGTGTATTTTTCACATCAGAAATATTTGGAAGTATCTACCTTTAGGAGTGCTGAGTCGGGAGATGGACAAAACATCTATGGAACTTTGGATGAAGATCCTTTAAGGCGGGATTTTACTCTTAATACCTTATACTACTGTCCAAGAGATGAGTATGTCATCGATTATTTGGGTGCCTTTAAGGATATTAAGAAAGGTAAGATTAGACCTGTTATTCCTCTTAAAACTATCTTTGTTGAAGATCCTGTACGTATTCTAAGATGCTTGAAGTATAAGGTAACAATTAACTTCGATCTGACTTTCCGACTCAAAAGACGTGTAAAGAAGGATGCCTCTTATGTAGCTAATTGCTCTGTAAGTCGTTTAACAGAAGAACTATTCAAAGTTCTCAGCTGTGGTTCGGCCAAAGGGATCATAGCTACTTATTATGAATACGGTGTTTTGAAGTATTTTATTCCTGAGATTGCCAGGTTTATGGATCAGGGATCCAGGAAAAAGACAGTTCTTAATTCTCTTGAGAAGCTGGATAAGCATGTTCACGGGGAAGGCGAAGATCGCAGGAGTCGAATGATCTATTATTTACTTAAACCTTTGTGGGATAAGGAAAATTTTGATCAAGTAATCAGCAAGGAAAGATTTAATCATGTTCTTAAGTTTTCTAAGAATTGCTTAAGTCCTCTTATTGCTGCCAATAAGGATATTGAAGGGGCCATGCGTTATTATTTTC
- a CDS encoding ArsR/SmtB family transcription factor gives MNNNDAQCCSEEMLDKYAQKLKVCGHPLRLKLLCLIERNSSCVSDLWQCLNQPQPVISQHLAVLKDKNIVSSITEGNKRIYSIVDPFVKSLVQSFDNE, from the coding sequence ATGAACAATAACGATGCACAATGCTGCTCAGAAGAAATGTTAGATAAATATGCACAAAAGCTTAAGGTTTGTGGGCACCCCCTACGGCTTAAACTTTTATGTCTAATTGAGAGGAACTCCTCTTGTGTTAGTGATTTATGGCAGTGTTTGAACCAACCACAACCAGTGATAAGCCAGCATTTGGCTGTACTCAAAGATAAGAACATTGTGTCATCAATAACGGAAGGGAATAAAAGAATTTACTCCATTGTTGATCCCTTTGTAAAAAGTCTTGTTCAATCTTTTGATAATGAGTAG
- the hisS gene encoding histidine--tRNA ligase: MSIIEPKILKGFRDFLPQQEMQRKHLIRTLEDTFESYGFVPIDTPVLEYTEVLLGKGSGETDKQLYRFNDNGGRDVAMRFDLTVPFARYTAANRHNLYMPFKRYHINKVWRGEKSQKGRYREFYQCDFDMVGVDNACADFEILQLMNKSFQVLPVGDYQFHLSHRGLFNLFLEREGLIDNSVGILRTVDKLAKIGRDKTLEQLKEFASEDKANKILDFISQKGEFIQVLSQLELLSGGSSEASERLREIWKLIESQGLADKFILDPSITRGLDYYTGIVYETFLTEAQDIGSVCSGGRYNNLAGLYTKEELPGVGSSIGLDRLLAAMEALNNEEQNYGPQVIIFNQDKELYPYYYQLAEDLRQDGFMTEVYPLSKKLPQQFKFAEAKGFTFGLIVGQNERAENRLNLKDLRSRETKDRLSYEEVVAYIKDRV, from the coding sequence GTGTCAATTATTGAGCCTAAGATTTTGAAAGGTTTTCGCGATTTTTTACCACAACAGGAGATGCAGCGCAAACATCTTATCCGCACCTTGGAAGATACCTTTGAAAGCTACGGATTTGTCCCCATTGATACACCGGTTCTAGAATATACGGAGGTTCTCTTAGGAAAAGGGTCAGGAGAAACAGACAAACAGCTATATCGATTCAATGATAACGGCGGAAGAGATGTGGCCATGAGATTTGATTTAACCGTACCCTTTGCCCGCTATACTGCCGCTAACAGGCATAACCTTTATATGCCTTTCAAACGCTATCATATAAATAAAGTATGGAGAGGTGAAAAATCTCAAAAAGGCCGTTATCGTGAGTTCTATCAATGTGATTTTGACATGGTAGGAGTGGATAATGCCTGTGCGGATTTTGAAATTCTTCAATTAATGAATAAATCCTTTCAAGTACTCCCTGTTGGGGACTATCAATTTCATTTATCACACAGGGGATTATTCAACCTGTTCCTGGAAAGAGAAGGATTAATTGATAATTCTGTTGGAATACTCAGAACAGTAGATAAACTGGCTAAAATTGGACGAGACAAGACGCTCGAACAACTCAAAGAATTTGCCTCTGAAGATAAAGCGAATAAAATACTGGATTTCATATCCCAGAAGGGTGAATTTATTCAAGTTCTGTCTCAATTAGAACTACTCTCAGGGGGATCTTCTGAAGCTAGTGAGCGATTAAGAGAGATATGGAAACTCATAGAATCCCAAGGATTAGCAGATAAATTTATTCTTGATCCTTCCATCACGAGAGGTCTGGACTACTACACAGGTATTGTGTATGAGACCTTCTTAACTGAAGCGCAGGATATCGGATCAGTGTGTTCCGGTGGTCGTTACAACAACCTGGCAGGATTATATACCAAAGAAGAATTACCAGGAGTAGGATCTTCTATAGGTCTGGATAGACTGTTAGCAGCCATGGAAGCCTTGAACAATGAGGAACAAAACTATGGCCCTCAAGTCATCATCTTCAATCAAGACAAAGAGCTCTACCCCTATTACTACCAATTAGCAGAAGATTTGCGTCAGGACGGATTTATGACGGAAGTCTATCCCTTAAGCAAAAAACTTCCTCAACAATTTAAGTTCGCTGAAGCTAAAGGTTTTACCTTTGGATTAATCGTTGGTCAAAACGAAAGAGCTGAAAACAGGTTAAACCTTAAGGATTTACGAAGTCGTGAGACAAAAGATCGCTTATCCTATGAAGAAGTGGTGGCTTACATCAAAGACAGAGTATAG
- a CDS encoding cysteine desulfurase family protein produces MNYFDWAAAAKFDIDTFQNISDQLTSLAYNPSAQYKLGKESLARLEEARQLISHALKAQKGRIIFTSGGTESNNMVFQSLLTKVSPGRVLMSSIEHPSVYNTKQYLSKSGIPVDIIKPDHRGVITPDILKSHIKEDTKVVSIMALHNETGVIQPIKELVQTVRNMPKGNNILFHTDAVQVLGKSDIDLADWGVDAASFSGHKVGALRGIGLLYLKKDLDIPQKGGGQEEGYRSGTENVVGAYHLAQILKKGIWQNKVDLSQFYEELRKQLRCRSLPVERGEYTDLFSPFILNVSFDKIPGEVLVRVMGDKGYALASGSACSSKKKEKTRAIESMGIEKNTAFNSIRISIGYDTTQEELDELQQALIEEVAFLQSQL; encoded by the coding sequence ATGAATTATTTTGATTGGGCCGCTGCTGCTAAATTCGATATAGATACTTTCCAAAACATCAGCGACCAGTTAACCAGTCTTGCCTATAACCCTAGTGCACAGTACAAATTAGGAAAGGAATCTTTAGCACGTTTAGAAGAAGCGCGCCAACTAATATCTCATGCCTTGAAGGCTCAAAAGGGACGTATTATCTTTACCTCTGGAGGTACAGAATCTAATAATATGGTTTTTCAATCTCTGCTAACCAAAGTTAGCCCGGGACGTGTCCTTATGTCTTCTATTGAACATCCCAGTGTCTATAACACTAAGCAATACCTATCAAAATCTGGTATACCTGTGGATATAATAAAACCTGACCACCGAGGTGTTATTACACCGGATATTCTTAAAAGCCATATAAAAGAAGATACTAAAGTGGTTTCTATTATGGCACTTCATAATGAGACAGGAGTCATACAACCCATTAAGGAATTAGTCCAAACGGTAAGGAATATGCCAAAGGGTAATAACATCCTCTTCCATACTGATGCTGTTCAAGTTTTAGGTAAAAGTGACATTGATTTAGCCGATTGGGGAGTAGATGCTGCTAGCTTTAGTGGTCATAAAGTGGGCGCTTTGAGGGGGATCGGTCTCCTATACCTTAAAAAAGATCTGGACATTCCCCAAAAGGGAGGAGGCCAGGAGGAAGGTTATCGCTCAGGGACAGAAAATGTGGTGGGAGCCTATCATCTAGCCCAAATTCTTAAAAAAGGAATATGGCAAAATAAAGTAGATTTAAGTCAATTCTACGAAGAACTGAGAAAACAACTAAGATGCCGCTCCCTTCCCGTGGAAAGAGGTGAATATACAGACCTGTTCTCCCCCTTTATCCTAAATGTTAGTTTTGATAAGATCCCCGGGGAAGTTCTTGTTCGGGTAATGGGAGATAAAGGGTATGCTCTAGCTTCTGGGTCAGCCTGTTCCAGTAAAAAGAAAGAAAAGACCAGAGCCATAGAAAGTATGGGAATTGAGAAGAATACAGCCTTTAATTCTATTAGAATATCTATAGGCTATGATACAACCCAAGAAGAACTGGATGAACTCCAGCAAGCATTAATTGAGGAAGTAGCATTCCTACAGTCCCAATTATAG
- the thiI gene encoding tRNA uracil 4-sulfurtransferase ThiI — MDTYLLKIGELSLKGRNKNFFEKTLVKNIKRSLKEVNASVEQRSGRVYVRTKDVPREFMEDRLSKVCGIVGFSHAQEVEKDIDSIIAAGITKAREYSDKPFTFKVESRRTDKSFPMGSYDISREVGGAMDDALPHAMVRMKNPDFVLTVEVREKAYVYGNPLKAPGGLPVGTSGRAVLLLSGGIDSPVAGYQMIRRGLRIDAIYFTTPPYTSEESTQKVKDLAAKLAPWNGGINLFIVPFTPIQLHIRKKAPLSETTLHTRAAMTQIAERLAISREAGALITGESLGQVASQTIESLRFTNSAPNLPILRPLIGTDKEEIIKTSRFLDAYDISILPYEDCCSLFSPSNPVTRPVFQEIRTHFDALELDPLYDEVMDKIERVNFKG, encoded by the coding sequence ATGGATACTTATTTATTGAAAATCGGAGAGTTGTCCCTTAAAGGACGTAATAAAAACTTTTTTGAGAAAACTCTTGTTAAAAATATCAAACGAAGCCTTAAAGAAGTGAATGCTTCAGTAGAACAAAGAAGTGGACGAGTCTATGTACGGACCAAAGATGTTCCCCGTGAATTTATGGAAGATAGATTAAGTAAAGTTTGTGGAATTGTTGGTTTTTCCCATGCCCAGGAAGTGGAAAAGGATATTGATAGCATCATTGCCGCAGGGATCACTAAAGCCCGGGAATATAGCGACAAACCTTTTACCTTCAAAGTAGAATCTCGACGAACAGACAAAAGCTTCCCTATGGGCAGTTACGATATAAGTAGAGAAGTCGGAGGAGCTATGGATGACGCCCTTCCTCATGCTATGGTAAGAATGAAAAATCCTGATTTTGTTCTCACAGTTGAAGTTCGGGAAAAAGCTTATGTCTATGGTAATCCTTTGAAAGCGCCTGGAGGTCTGCCAGTAGGAACATCCGGACGAGCTGTTCTTCTTTTGTCCGGGGGAATCGATAGTCCTGTTGCCGGATATCAAATGATACGTAGAGGTTTACGGATTGATGCAATTTACTTTACAACACCCCCCTACACTTCAGAAGAATCCACGCAAAAGGTAAAGGATTTAGCGGCTAAATTAGCCCCCTGGAATGGAGGTATCAATCTCTTCATAGTCCCCTTCACTCCTATTCAGTTACATATTAGAAAAAAGGCTCCTTTAAGTGAAACCACTCTTCATACGAGAGCAGCTATGACACAGATCGCCGAACGTTTAGCCATCAGTCGTGAAGCAGGAGCTCTTATAACGGGAGAAAGCTTGGGCCAAGTGGCTAGCCAGACTATTGAAAGTTTACGTTTCACTAATAGCGCTCCCAATCTTCCTATCCTTAGACCACTCATTGGTACCGATAAAGAAGAGATTATCAAAACCTCTAGATTTTTAGATGCTTATGATATTTCTATTCTCCCCTATGAAGATTGTTGTTCTCTCTTTAGTCCTTCTAACCCAGTCACTCGTCCTGTATTCCAGGAAATACGAACTCATTTCGATGCCTTAGAATTGGACCCTTTATATGATGAGGTTATGGACAAAATTGAAAGGGTGAACTTTAAAGGGTAA
- a CDS encoding Crp/Fnr family transcriptional regulator: MKVNKDVLAQNCREYQKDEIVFDEGQEGKEMFIILSGSVTILKKTSADAYKELITLNKGDMFGEMALIEQKKRSAMARAEETTKLLVLNEAAFFSFLESNPSFSIKIIKVLADRLRGANKIIQQILNTNTNKQIYEGLLKYSSSKGVSTYNGMRINVDAFTDWVCHNLGIVKESVPSALDSFMLRGLVKRSALGDSELLVPKSHSTNS; the protein is encoded by the coding sequence ATGAAGGTCAATAAGGATGTTCTGGCTCAGAACTGTCGTGAATATCAAAAAGATGAGATCGTTTTTGATGAAGGACAGGAAGGCAAAGAGATGTTTATCATCCTTAGCGGTTCTGTAACTATATTAAAAAAAACTTCTGCTGATGCCTATAAAGAGCTCATAACCTTAAATAAGGGAGACATGTTCGGAGAAATGGCTCTTATTGAGCAAAAGAAAAGATCCGCTATGGCTAGAGCAGAAGAGACCACTAAACTTCTTGTTTTAAACGAAGCTGCCTTTTTTAGTTTTCTAGAATCCAATCCCTCTTTTAGTATCAAGATTATTAAAGTATTAGCTGATCGATTAAGAGGAGCTAATAAAATCATACAGCAAATCCTTAATACTAATACCAATAAACAGATATATGAGGGTTTGTTAAAGTATTCTTCCTCTAAAGGGGTGTCTACTTACAATGGAATGAGAATAAATGTGGATGCTTTTACAGATTGGGTTTGTCATAACTTAGGAATCGTTAAAGAAAGTGTCCCCTCTGCTCTTGATAGTTTTATGCTTCGGGGACTTGTTAAGCGTTCTGCTTTAGGAGATTCTGAACTCTTAGTTCCTAAATCTCATTCTACAAACTCATAA
- a CDS encoding fumarylacetoacetate hydrolase family protein, whose amino-acid sequence MNNKVIQLVGLVIMSIAIITVMVMLTLSLVTSRPMFNEIFNENNLGSIRIYPKDKALSFARYRDNDSIQLMLVETYQNDIITGYNISSLDSEVSADPINFFNKYGYDGIIRLSEQNLVPISIPDNRLIKTADFENNNIAVGYNYISHLKELDEDEPPFLYPKKVIPDSFNTTINTKNYSLPDYELELGIVLLNDVTPKSQRQNYYGFLLVNDFTDRKPIVQKHVDVLLGKYDSLADGIQGYSDAKNKENAFPTGNLFIIPKEYKKFINELELKLYLNGELRQKARPQDLIWGPDKIIEEVFLRGNWKFEKENEYWYLLKNKNLIPSGTILLTGTPEGVIFKKTNMWNPFVFLRPGDDIHIIADGLGQINNKIIQ is encoded by the coding sequence ATGAATAATAAAGTTATTCAACTAGTCGGATTGGTGATTATGAGTATAGCTATAATTACAGTAATGGTTATGCTTACCTTGTCTCTGGTTACATCTCGACCAATGTTTAATGAAATCTTTAATGAGAACAATCTAGGTAGTATAAGGATTTATCCCAAAGACAAAGCCCTAAGCTTTGCCAGGTATAGAGATAACGACTCTATTCAACTCATGCTTGTTGAGACTTACCAAAATGATATTATTACTGGATATAATATTAGTTCTCTGGATTCTGAAGTATCAGCTGATCCTATAAACTTTTTTAATAAGTATGGGTATGATGGAATAATAAGATTATCTGAACAGAATTTAGTACCAATAAGTATACCTGATAATCGCTTGATTAAGACTGCGGATTTTGAAAACAATAATATTGCTGTTGGGTATAATTATATCTCTCACTTGAAAGAGCTTGATGAAGATGAACCTCCTTTTTTATATCCCAAAAAAGTAATACCTGATAGTTTCAATACCACGATAAATACTAAAAATTATTCATTACCAGATTATGAACTAGAACTGGGGATAGTTCTGTTAAATGATGTTACCCCCAAAAGTCAGAGACAAAATTACTATGGCTTTCTATTGGTTAATGACTTTACCGATAGAAAGCCTATTGTGCAAAAACATGTTGATGTACTCCTTGGTAAGTATGACTCTTTAGCTGACGGTATCCAAGGATATTCTGATGCGAAAAATAAAGAGAATGCCTTTCCAACAGGGAATTTGTTTATCATCCCCAAAGAGTATAAAAAATTCATAAATGAACTGGAGTTAAAATTATATCTGAATGGGGAGTTGAGACAGAAGGCCAGGCCTCAAGATTTAATATGGGGACCGGATAAAATCATTGAAGAAGTTTTCTTAAGAGGGAATTGGAAGTTTGAAAAGGAAAATGAATATTGGTATTTATTGAAAAACAAGAATCTGATTCCTTCTGGAACAATCCTTCTTACTGGTACACCAGAAGGAGTAATATTTAAAAAGACAAATATGTGGAATCCCTTTGTCTTTCTACGGCCTGGAGATGACATTCATATTATTGCTGACGGCCTAGGACAGATTAATAATAAAATAATTCAGTAA
- a CDS encoding 3-dehydroquinate synthase produces the protein MSSLTFEFNNFKTDINITRRELIDFTLPKLIIADTNTSSLISGGVDLVLPPGEPAKHWQSVDQILEIALNKGLTRDSIIMGVGGGVITDMTAFAASLYMRGCGLTLVPTTLLAMVDAAFGGKTGIDYHTYKNLVGTFYPAQNLIICVDFLLSLPDHEFKNGLAEVIKTAMLGDGELLDLLENKREDILERDLDLLEQVVVRCLRVKGHYVTQDLKEGGIRAQLNLGHTFGHALESLSGLSALSHGEGVAWGMRQALQVGVSMGVTNPEYAGRINSLLDAYSFDTTTTYSKEELLAYMEKDKKKQAGKLRFILQKDLMDTQILTIEREKLLELWSL, from the coding sequence ATGTCATCACTTACCTTTGAATTTAACAATTTTAAAACCGATATTAACATAACTAGAAGGGAGTTAATTGATTTTACACTCCCTAAGTTAATCATTGCAGATACTAATACTTCTTCCCTTATTTCTGGTGGAGTGGATTTAGTACTTCCTCCAGGAGAACCTGCCAAGCATTGGCAGAGTGTAGATCAGATTCTCGAAATTGCCCTTAATAAAGGTTTAACTAGAGATTCTATTATCATGGGTGTTGGAGGCGGTGTCATCACTGACATGACAGCTTTTGCTGCAAGTCTCTATATGCGTGGCTGTGGATTAACCTTAGTACCTACAACTCTATTAGCTATGGTAGATGCTGCTTTTGGTGGAAAGACTGGTATTGATTATCATACTTATAAGAACTTGGTAGGGACTTTTTATCCTGCTCAAAATCTTATTATTTGTGTTGATTTCCTCTTATCACTACCAGATCATGAATTCAAGAATGGCCTTGCTGAAGTGATTAAGACTGCCATGTTAGGTGATGGAGAATTGTTGGATTTATTGGAAAATAAACGTGAAGACATTCTGGAACGTGATTTAGATCTCCTGGAACAGGTTGTTGTTCGTTGTTTGAGAGTAAAAGGACACTATGTTACCCAGGATCTCAAAGAGGGGGGCATTAGAGCTCAACTTAATCTTGGTCATACTTTTGGTCATGCTTTGGAGAGTCTCTCCGGTTTATCTGCTCTAAGTCACGGAGAGGGGGTAGCCTGGGGGATGAGACAAGCTCTGCAAGTAGGAGTTAGCATGGGGGTCACCAATCCAGAATATGCCGGACGTATTAATTCTCTACTGGATGCTTACTCCTTTGATACTACTACAACCTATAGTAAGGAAGAGCTTCTTGCTTACATGGAAAAGGATAAGAAGAAACAAGCTGGTAAACTAAGATTTATCCTTCAAAAGGACTTAATGGATACTCAAATCCTGACAATAGAGCGAGAAAAATTGTTAGAACTGTGGAGTTTGTAA
- a CDS encoding helicase-related protein, protein MNPHDLPVYKSRQKILDSLKENQVIIVESPTGSGKTTQLPIILHEAGYTDRGMIGVTQPRRIAALSVSEYIAKQLQTDFPGFVGYKMRFEDKTNRNTHIKILTDGTLLQEIKHDRNLEAYQVLIIDEAHERSLNIDFILGLVKGLLPFRPDLKIIISSATLKTDEFSQYFNKAPVISIDTPTYPVDVIYKPLKERGYFMTIEDKVAEILAELVKNKEEGDVLIFLSGEKIIKDTMQRLYAEPYQKTLHIIPLYGRLGKEAQEKAFEPTPKGKRKVVLATNIAETSITIDGVTIVIDPGMAKINYYNPKTFTSTLMEEPISKASSNQRKGRAGRTQPGKCYRLYTEDQYVKRPLYTREEIYRTDLSEVVLRMAEIGINDFESFDFINPPGRQGIAGAVQVLKMLDALDDHNHLTDIGKMMVDFPLLPRQSRMIVEAIYRYPRVLKQVIIAAAFLSTNSPFLLPQGEEMEARHAHHSFRDPLGDFVSYLHMFNNYKETKDKDKFCENFYLDKKTMDELINISGQLEEIISERSIPIEGGGDYADYLKAIARGNLQFVCIKTGRGIYRSIAAEQIQIHPGSVMFKESPQFLVAGEVVKTSRVFARSVSPLDKSWLKEVLPTITKELITHKITGDIQDNRRGKSKERREDFTDQTRIEGVVVPIKKTKKGHKTLQLHWEQVKAALAKKKIKELSHLRSLRADLYVNGHLIFENMKSMELFAILNQYNPDRAIIDPISKHKTYVIKNKDNTLIRDLWQVLKINPVSKKSRKMGFIGLETDGQGVYWFRVYPKFFTAVDVSLGSIEYLADDLDIQGEHDDLINLNKLYRQLNNFMSL, encoded by the coding sequence ATGAATCCACATGATTTACCAGTTTACAAAAGCCGTCAGAAAATTCTTGATTCTCTAAAAGAAAATCAAGTCATTATTGTTGAAAGTCCAACAGGGTCAGGTAAGACAACCCAACTTCCTATCATACTTCATGAAGCAGGGTATACAGATCGAGGAATGATTGGGGTAACACAACCCCGTCGTATAGCAGCTCTCTCAGTAAGTGAATACATAGCCAAACAGCTTCAAACAGATTTTCCTGGTTTTGTCGGCTATAAAATGCGGTTCGAAGATAAAACAAACCGGAACACACATATAAAGATTCTCACAGATGGAACTCTTCTTCAAGAAATCAAACATGATAGAAACCTGGAAGCCTATCAAGTTCTGATTATTGATGAAGCTCATGAGAGAAGCCTTAACATTGACTTCATACTGGGATTAGTAAAAGGTCTCCTCCCCTTTCGACCAGATTTAAAAATCATCATTAGTTCTGCAACATTGAAGACTGATGAATTTAGTCAATATTTCAACAAAGCCCCTGTTATCTCTATTGATACACCGACCTACCCAGTTGATGTCATATATAAACCCTTAAAAGAAAGGGGTTACTTTATGACAATCGAAGACAAGGTAGCAGAGATACTAGCAGAATTAGTAAAAAACAAAGAAGAAGGGGATGTACTGATTTTCCTATCAGGAGAAAAAATAATTAAGGATACAATGCAGAGACTATATGCAGAACCTTATCAAAAGACTCTCCACATCATCCCCCTTTATGGTCGTTTAGGAAAGGAAGCCCAGGAAAAAGCTTTTGAACCAACACCAAAAGGTAAAAGAAAAGTTGTTTTAGCTACCAATATTGCGGAAACCTCCATCACAATTGATGGAGTAACGATCGTCATAGATCCTGGTATGGCTAAAATTAATTATTACAACCCTAAAACCTTTACATCCACACTCATGGAGGAGCCCATCAGTAAGGCAAGCTCCAACCAGAGAAAAGGACGGGCAGGACGTACACAACCTGGTAAATGTTATCGTCTCTACACAGAAGATCAGTATGTAAAACGCCCCCTTTATACAAGGGAGGAGATATATAGAACGGACTTGTCAGAAGTTGTCCTACGAATGGCAGAAATCGGTATTAATGATTTTGAATCCTTTGATTTCATAAATCCTCCTGGCAGACAGGGTATAGCAGGAGCTGTACAGGTTCTCAAAATGCTGGATGCTCTTGATGATCATAATCATCTTACTGATATTGGTAAAATGATGGTCGACTTCCCCCTATTGCCACGCCAGAGCCGTATGATAGTGGAAGCCATCTATCGTTATCCCCGAGTGTTAAAACAGGTTATTATTGCTGCCGCTTTCCTAAGTACAAACTCCCCTTTTCTTCTTCCCCAAGGAGAGGAAATGGAAGCACGTCACGCCCATCATAGCTTTCGAGATCCTTTAGGAGACTTTGTGTCCTACCTTCATATGTTTAATAATTATAAGGAAACAAAGGACAAAGATAAGTTCTGTGAGAACTTCTATCTTGATAAGAAAACCATGGATGAACTGATTAATATATCAGGTCAGTTGGAAGAAATTATCAGTGAACGTTCTATACCAATTGAAGGTGGTGGTGATTATGCAGATTACCTTAAAGCCATTGCCAGAGGAAACTTGCAGTTTGTCTGTATCAAGACAGGACGGGGCATCTATAGAAGTATTGCTGCAGAACAAATTCAAATCCATCCAGGTTCGGTTATGTTCAAAGAATCTCCCCAGTTCCTCGTAGCAGGTGAGGTTGTTAAAACCAGTCGTGTTTTCGCACGTTCAGTGAGTCCCTTAGATAAATCATGGCTTAAAGAGGTATTACCTACCATAACAAAAGAACTTATAACACATAAGATAACAGGGGATATTCAAGACAATCGCCGGGGAAAATCCAAAGAGCGTCGAGAAGACTTCACCGATCAAACTCGTATAGAGGGTGTTGTCGTTCCTATTAAGAAAACTAAAAAGGGTCATAAAACCTTACAGCTTCACTGGGAACAGGTGAAAGCTGCCCTGGCTAAGAAAAAAATAAAAGAATTAAGTCATCTAAGAAGCTTACGTGCTGATTTATATGTGAATGGACATTTGATTTTTGAGAACATGAAATCAATGGAATTATTCGCCATTCTAAATCAGTATAATCCTGACAGAGCTATCATTGATCCAATATCAAAGCATAAGACCTATGTAATCAAGAATAAAGATAATACCCTTATTAGGGACTTATGGCAGGTTCTTAAGATTAATCCAGTCTCAAAAAAATCCAGAAAAATGGGATTTATAGGATTAGAAACAGACGGACAAGGAGTCTATTGGTTCCGGGTGTATCCTAAATTCTTTACAGCAGTTGATGTGAGCTTAGGTAGTATTGAATATTTAGCAGATGATCTGGATATCCAAGGTGAACATGATGATCTGATTAATTTGAACAAACTTTATAGACAATTAAACAATTTTATGAGTTTGTAG
- a CDS encoding DUF6326 family protein — protein MIKIVEWNGSRKQLLSLLWIFLTVNYIYCDVFTLHDSQSLQEFLTGESGGMKITEMFLFYFALIMQIPMIMILLSQVLVYPINKYLNIVSALITGSIQSFTLFMGGTPHYIFFSIIEIFTAILILAFAITWKVNSAPKS, from the coding sequence GTGATAAAAATAGTAGAATGGAATGGTAGCAGAAAACAATTGCTATCCTTATTATGGATATTTTTGACTGTGAACTATATATACTGTGACGTATTTACCCTACATGATTCCCAATCCCTGCAAGAATTTCTAACAGGCGAATCGGGTGGAATGAAAATAACAGAGATGTTTCTCTTCTATTTTGCCCTGATCATGCAAATACCAATGATAATGATTTTATTATCACAAGTGCTTGTTTACCCAATAAATAAGTACTTAAACATAGTATCAGCGTTGATTACTGGTTCAATTCAAAGCTTTACCCTTTTTATGGGTGGTACACCTCATTATATATTTTTTAGTATAATAGAAATATTTACAGCAATTCTCATATTGGCTTTCGCCATCACCTGGAAAGTTAACTCTGCCCCTAAGAGCTAA